The Dromaius novaehollandiae isolate bDroNov1 chromosome 19, bDroNov1.hap1, whole genome shotgun sequence genome contains the following window.
AGAAAGCAAATCCTTCCATTTAATGAGAGGGTATTGATATTTTTAAGAAGTTGGGCTGTTGACATTGGATTGCTGGAAAACCAGGACGTTGTGTGCAATGCTCTCTCGGTAGCTAATAGGCATACCCAGTGCTGTGTGCTGTATTCAGAGATACCTCTTCTGCTGAGTCTGAATGCTCAAGAGAAACTGCTTATGCATTAAAGCAGAAGCTAACCAGTGACAGGGGATGGACTTCAAAACTGTGTGTGATTCCCCAAATACTGCATCTGAATTGCACAAACAACCGGACGGAAGTTCCAGGGGATGACAACCTCAGgaagaaaaccaagaaaacccAGGCCTGTACCCAGAGAATTGCATCCTCTCTTCCACAGACATCCCTGCCTTCCTGTGTGTATTTGTAATAGTTGTGCTGAGGTTCAGATCCTAATTAAGTGACTGTCTTGGCTGTGAGATTTTGAACCTTCTCACTCTCAAGCACTATGAGATGCTTTCTAAGAACCTGCACAAAGTCAAGAAGCAGTTTGTCTTTAGTCTTCCTGGAACAGGCGAAACAATTGTGGCTTTGAAGACTGTGGAGCaaataagaaacattttccaCTGTGAAAATCAGTCCCTGAAGAAGTTTGTAGGGTAAATAGTGATCTGGTCACTTGGATTAAATTGGTGCTACCTGAGTAACACCAAATTAAAATAATCCTCCTCTCACTAATTCTCATGAGAATCAAGAGCAACTCCAAGGAAACCAACAGAGCAGCTCTAAtcgcagctctgccctgcagctctGAATCACTGTAAGTCATTTCCTTGAAGAGAAGACATATAGCCAGGGTCACAAGTCACTGACTCAAAACATTCATAGACTTAGAAGACATTTGGTTCAGCTGTTTTTATCTTGGTCTGATCCTTAAATCTCAGTTAGATTTTGAAGTAGCTAGAGTCAGTTAATTGTGAACTGTCTAAGCAGAGTTTCAAGGAAGCATGTGGAAATGtgtatttccccttttttctttcattctatcCTCTGCACATAAAGAACAAGTTCTGCTGATTTGGCATCCATTTGCCCAATATATATCTTTGGctgacacgcacacacacacacacacacacacacacacatactccaGTCATCCTGAGAAAAGTGTGGATATTAAAATGAGAAGGAACTGGAATGAAGACCAGAATGAACTGAGCTCTGGCCCAGATACAGCATTTGCTGACTGAGGTGAGAATTGCATGTTCAGTGAATGCTGGATTGTGTTAGACTTTAAAAGACTAAGGTCTTAGTTTAACACTCTCTTAGGCCTGCTGCTGACACCAAAAAATGACCACCCGCCTTTCTTTACTGCTGCCTCAACACTGCCTGTGCTGGGGTTGATGTGAGCTTTTGTGCAGTTGTGCTATGAACTACCTCTTGGACTTGTGCCATCTAGATAAGCAGAACAGGAACAAATGCCTTTTTGGTAGAGGATTTCAGCCAGAACATTTCTCCAGTCCTGTTCTCACTGTGTTTCCACTTGTGTCAGCACAGAGAGCTCAGCAAGCCACCGTGAGTGGACTAGGCACTTTGCATGAGAAAACTACAGCCTATTTCAGACACTGCAATACCCAAGCAATAATGCCTGGCCTGAGCAGGGCAGATCACCTGGCACAACTGCTTACTGTCCCCACTCAAACTGGGAAGAAAGGGGAACCCTTCATTCCTGCTGAAGCTCAGGCGCTGCACAGCCGTGACCACAAGGTTCATGAAGCTGGGAGAGCCGGACTGAGGGACATACCTGGGGGGCTTGCCATGAGGCTTCCATATAGGAATGGTGGGCCTGAGTTTTGACTCCTCCTCCTAGAGTAGAGCCAAAGCCAGTTGGCCAGGGCCATGCAGGCTGTGTAGCAATGCTTGCACACAGCCAATCCACTGGAAATTAATATTTCCACCTTGAAAGTGATGTAGCACCCTGGAGCTGAGATAGGAAGTTTTGCATTTTTAGATAGTAAACAGCAGTAGCCCTCCAAGCAAGAACACACTAAGAAATGGAGAACTAGTCAATACGGATTTGTCTGATcgcttctttttatttctctataagcattttcttcagaaatgagaCGTGCCAGTCTGTGACACATGTTGCCTTCTTAAATGGGGACTTCCCGAGAGTGAAACATGTTGTGACTGATGAagcatccagaaaaaaaatggtaacaaCATGCCCAGGAGCTGATCCAGAAGAACAGTCAAGATGAACCTGGCATTTTCTGGATCTTCCTGGATGACTTCCAGTCCACTCATCCATACGGTTGTGGTCTTCCATTTTCAGAACTATATCTTCAGGAATGGCTGACCAAAGAAGTCTGTAATGCCAAACAAATATATGATGCCATGTTTCCTGTAATGGAGAAAATCCTCCAAGAACGTAAAACATATATGCCATATGGGACACTGCAAATGTTGTTTAAATAGGCTGAAAGTGCCCATTCATTGCCAGGTGgctacagaataaagaaaaatatggaaacatTTAAAATGGCAGAGTATGTGACCAGGATGTGCATCAGTTATATCAAGCATGGCTATTCCTTCAAAGCTATTGCAATCCTGTGCAGTACGCAGAAGGCAGCAGAGGAGTTTTATCAGATCCTGGAGCCTGCACTAAAAAGACAAGTAAGGCAATACAGGGTAAAGTTGGTCTTCAGGACAGCAGAGGATGTTTGAGGAAACGTTATCGTTCCCGACAGCATCCAATGCTTCTCAGGCCTAGAAAGTGTTGTGTTTGGCACCCACCCCATGCCTGCACAAAGGGAGATTTCTCTCAGTCTTTTACTGTGTGTGACATCCAGAGCCAACACCGAGCTCCGTTTGCTGTTTCACAGAGAGAAGATGTTCCTAAAAGACGTCTTCAGATGATAGTTCACTCTTATGTGAGTCTGCAGACACTAGAATGCTTTACTCACTTTTTGTTCAGTGATATTATAGGGCAGCATTAAGATTATTTGATGTGCTTTTCATTCTGTAGTCTATGCTAAAAAATGATGCAGTTCCATATATACATTTTGTCATGTACAGGCCTGTAATATTtcataaaactgattttaattgTAGGACACCTCTCCTGAGGAGGACAAATTGCTGAAAATGGCAATTATAGAAGGAAGTAAATGATTGCAAGCTACTTCGACAAATTATAGAAAAGTTTGGAGGCTTGTCCTTTCAGTTCCCCTGCTCTTTAAACTGTCTGCATGATTCTGACCTGTTTCAGCACAACAGAGTGGAAATACTGGCTGGAAACACATCAGGGACCATCCTTGATTGGATCTCAGCTGGTGCAGATGCAAATATTCAAAATCCTGCTTTTTTCTCAGAGGGAAGATACTGGTTAATTTTTAGCCACATCCTCCCTTTTCTCATCCGAAAAGATATAGCCATTGCCTGCTTTTGAGAGTGGTGGTGGCTGTCTTCACCTCCGCCGGGACTGGGGCTGTGGTTTTGTGGTTGAGTCGAATCATCTTAAACGCAGGTTTCTGCCAACAGAGACAGTTCTGTCCCCAACAGCACAGTCCCAGCCCTCCCATAAGCAGGGTCTGGTGTGTAATGGTGCAGTGAGCTGGGAACTCTGGTGTGTAAGGGTGAAGTGAACTGGTACGGTGAGCTGGGAACTTTTAGCAAATTAGTCTTCAGCCCGATGAGCTCTACCTCATGATGCACTTGCCCAAGCGCTAGTGCTGGCATGAGACATGGCAGGAATATGCTACTTCGAGAAGGAGGTAACACTTCTCCCTCACCCTGCTTCCTTTTGGTAGCTGCTCGCCTGTGTACTCACCCAAGCTGTTTAGAAACTGCAGCAAGTTACTGGGACTATTGAAGTTAACTAGCTGTTGCAATACAGTGTAAATGTTGAAAGCTCAGTTCTCACTGTCATGTCAAATTTGACATAAGCAGTATGGCTCTTTAAATTCTGATTGTGCAGAAAACTGTTGAGAATCTACCACATaattaaatcttttctttccGTCTCAACTGCTAACTATTTCCAGAGCTTTGCCAATGTTTGTCTTGTAACACAGCTCCTATTAGTGCTTACTCTGACACAAGGCactattagatttttaaaaagctgaaaaattagtGGTATGATTATGTCATATTTGCCCTGAAAATGACATTTTGCTATGACTCTTACATAATTATACTAGCTTTCTTCTTTTGCACAATAAATGTATGTTTGAACCACAAGGGATCAGGCTGGTGGGCCTCCCATCAAACCGAAGAGCAGGAGAAGGTGGCAGGGTAGAAGAGCCTGTGCCTTAGGTGACACATCCACTGTCAATGAGACCACAGAAATTCTGTCCTTTGCAGTGGGACAGGGGATGGCAATAGTCCCATAAGAAATGAAAACCAGACCCAGAAAGGAGTATAACAGGATATAAAAGAGACCCAGAGCAGTGGTATGGAACTTCTACAGGGATGCCAGAAGACTGAGAAAAGAGTCAGGTACCTGGAAATGTCCTGCTTTAAATGGAGACAGTGTAACTGTGTCAGTGAGCCCCACAAAGTCACACTGATTGAAATCCCAAGGCCTAACTAGGATAACTATAGCTAAAAAGTTTCCTCAGAACATGTAACAAACACTGATCATTTCTAAAAATACCAAGAGGTATTTCATGGCTCTGCTGGGTATGGGGCCCACGAGAGACCAGTCTGCTGCAGTCTGGAAGAGCACAGAGAGCCTGGTCTAAAATCTCCCAGATGAAGGGCTGCTCTGCACCGGTGCCCATAGCGTGTTTAAACCCAGCTTCCTTGCAGGGGCGAGGCAGGCCAAAAATCCACTCATTTTGCTCACCTTCAAAAAGAGGAACTACATAAAATGAGGAAGTCTgtgaaaaagatgtgaaaatggGTCATTTAGGCACTATGCTGTATGCATATCACCTAGCCAGAGACCTGAAAAAAGGGGCAGCTCTGGTTGCTACAGCATACGTGgatttccaaaatgttttgacAAGACCCCTCGCCAAAGGAGGTTAAGCAGACGCAGGACGGAACGGAGATAAGGGCTGGGGGTGGAGAGCTCAGAAGAACCTGGTGAGACTGAGTGACTATGCAGTAAAACGGCAGCCAAAATTCAGTGTGAAGTGGTCCGCAAAGTGTGTGTCGGGGGGAAGGGGTGCAGCCCTGATCGCACATGCAAAATGACAGGCTCTGGGCTGGTTGTGGCCACTCGGGGATGAGACCTGAGCGTGATGATGGGTGGTTGCCATGAGGATGTCACCTCCTTAGCAGTCAAGAAGACAGTCAAATGTTAGGACTGATTAGGAAAGCAGTattaaataactgaaaatgacATTATATAAATCCCTGGTGCACTTGTACCTGGCATATTAGTGTTCATTTCTGGTCCCTGAATCTTGAAAGAGACAGAGTAGGGAAGGTTAGAGAAAAGCAACAAGGAGGATCAAAAGCGCAGAACGGCTCGTGCATGAGGCATGATGTCGCTGGGGCTCTAGCCTGGGAGATGACCAAGGAAAGGAAATATCATAGAAACCATATAAAATCATCAGCAGCAAGGGAGGCGGAGGGGGATGCCTTCTCCCCTCGTTCCTCCAGTTCAGCAATGAGGCTCTATCAAACGCAGCTACCACGGGCCTGGTCACCACCTCATGGGCCTGGTCGCCACCTCACGGGCCTGGTCGCCACCTCACGGGCCTGGTCACCACCTCACGGGCCTGGTCGCCACCTCACGGGCCTGGTCGCCACCTCACGGGCCTGGTCGCCACCTCACGGGCCTGGTCGCCACCTCATGGGCCTGGTCGCCACCTCACGGGCCTGGTCACCACCTCACGGGCCTGGTCACCACCTCATGGGCTTCGGCCTCGGTCTCGGCTGCGGGGCGTTGCGGGCGCTGCAGGCTCATCCTGCCGCTCTGGCGTCGCCCCGGCGCGACGCTCAGGCGTGGGGGGCGAGGGGCACACAAAGGGTCTGGACAGAAATAAGGACGGCTGGAAAACGGCAAGCCGCGACCGAGCTGGGCGGCCTGCGGGGGTGCTCCGCCCGCGGCAGGGCGGCCAAGAGCCGCCacagcgggcgcgggggggcgggtgCGGCCCGGCGAGGCCCCGCGCCCTCCACAGCGGCTCCTCCACGGCCGCTGCCCGCCGACCGCGAggggcgctggcgctggcgctgccccgcgcggcgccgtGTCCATGGtgaggcggcgcggcccgcccggCGGCCATGGAGGAGCCGCTGTGGAGCGCGGACGCGGCCGGCGCCGTGTATCGCTCCCGCGACCCCGTGCGCAATCTGCGCCTGCGGTGAGGGccgcttcccccccaccccagcccggcccggcccggcgcggccccgcggcccgtcGTGACGCCGTGCTGCCTCCCCGCAGGGTTCGCATCCAGCGCCTCACGTCCGCCGGCCTCCTGCTGCAGcaggccccgctgccgcccgccggcccccgcggccccgagcTCCTCGGCttggccgcccgcgccgcgcccggtaCGTGGGGCGCctcggagggggggggggggcgcggggcggcggcggcgctcgcaGGGGTGCTGCCGCGGGTGACCGGTCTCTGTCCCGCAGGTGCCCGGCGGCCCccggacgaggaggaggaggccgtgGTGGCGTGGCAGGAGAAGCTCTTCAGCCAGGTGGGTGCGCGGCGGTGGGGCCTGGACTTCCCCCCGGGGCCGTcggccctgctgcagcccgggCGGCCGCTGCGCTCCCCTGCCCGCCCGTCTCCCGCCTTCCGCGCATCCCCTCAGGTTTCCCCCCCTTTGGGGTGAGCTGCTGCGTCTGCGTCCCTCCGCGAGGGTGCTGGTGGTGCTGTGGGCCACCATGTCCCAGCGTGGTGTCAGGGCCGTACTGGACGTAGCGCTGTCGACTGGGATTCCCGAAGGATCTTGGTGTCTTTAAAAATCTCAGCCGAAAAGCTTTTTTGGCACTGGCCGTGCTGATGAAGTGCAACTTTTGCGCTTTACCTGTGGTGCTCTCAGTTTGAGGTGGATCTCTATCAAAATGAGTCAGCCTGTCAGACCCCCCTGGACCGGCAGTACCATGAGGAGATCCTGAAACTGGAGAAGGCTGGAGGTCGGAAGAACTACCGCATCTTCACCTACACCGATCATGACCGATTCACCAACCTGGAGGAGGTACCAGCTCTTACTTACACGTAATCTGTACTGCACTATCTGTCAGCAAGGCCAGGCCTACAGGTTTTTAGGGCAGAGGGGAATGTTTGCCATTTCTTAGGCATGCAGAAGCGGGCCAGACATTGTGAAAGCAGGAGAACATACTGTTTTTGCAAGGCAGAAGCGGTATGGTCACCTGGCGCTCCATACCCAGAATGAGATCTTCCCCTTTCAGAAGGGTGTACGGTGACAGCTTGGAGGTACTTGGCTTTGTAGAGTTGTTCTCTAGGTGACTTGCTGGGTGGAGTTCAGCTGTGCTTTGCCACAGGAGTGGCGAATGACATCTAGAGTGTTTTAGCAGTTTGTCCCTGCATGTATAGGTGTAACTACCTGTATTCTCCTCCAAGAGTGACCCTCTGTTTGAGAAAGATGTCCTGTTGTAATGAGGCTAGTTCTAGTTGTGTTTCTCTCTTCCAGCACTACCAGAAAGTAACTGACTCAGTTCATGAGGTGCCATCATATCTGGCAGAGCGAATGGCCACTGCGAGGAGGAGAAGACAAGATCGTAGGCCAATGTGAGTGCAGACTGGGGCTCAGAGCTTGCTAATGCAGGTTTGTTGGTACTAGTGCCTCAGGTCTGGAGGAACGTGGCATGTGGAAGTTGGCAGCTTGAACTGCCCACTGAGACCTCTCAGGAACTGGCTTTTGTACTCAGAACTGGTACCGTGACTTTTCATCCTGGAGTATTCAGTGCTGTCTGTACCAGGCTGCTCTGGTGTGTTGTATCTGATTGTCTGACAGATGTGCGTTGTGCTGTCCTGTCGTTGACAGAGAAGGGAGTTCTCTGAAGTCAAAAGTCATCACCTGGGAGCCCTCGGAAGAATTTATAAAGAACAATCATGTGATTAACACTCCTGTTCAGACCATGTACATCATGGGGGACTTGGGTCCTTACGGAAAGTAAGTAAAATCTTGAACTGATCTAGTCTCCCAGATGGAAACTCATCTCCCGCCCTTACTCAAATCACCTGCCTCTTTCATTAGTCAAGGGGAGGGAATTCTAAGAGCTCAGTAATTCCAGCTACTATTTCCTTCCTCTTACCTCGGTTGGGAGGCACTGAATGTATCCCTCCCAAAGGCCTCTTATACTAGTAGGGAAGTATGGGTGTGTGTTCCCTTTTGTGTTTCCATGTGCATTTACTAGCTCTGCTGTTCCGGAGTAAGAAAATATACACGTGCTCTATTTAGACTGTCTCTGTCTTTCTTGGTATCTTCCATTAGGCTTGGTCGCAGGGAATATGAACATGTTCTTTGCACAATCAAGGTAGACAGCAATGGTGTGATTACAGTGAAGCCTGACTTTACTGGCACAAAAGGAGCCTACCGGTGAGTGGGACAGGGCTGGTACCACTAGTGGGACTGATACAGAGGGCCAAAATTGATAGCCCCCCTCAACTTTCAGGCAGTAGATCAGCATTTAAGTTGAGGGATATTTTTTTAGCTTTGTTTCAAGGGCTTCTGGGACAGATTATTGTGTACTTTGTACTTGTTGTCACTGGGCATGTGATCTGGGCTTTGGAGCCAGCCCCTAAGGATACAGGTTATGTGTATGCAGGACATGAGTGATCCTTTTTGAGCCATTGATGCTGGCAGGCACTTGGGAGTGAGGAGAGGGTCATTAGTGCCCTTGTGTTACTTCACAGGCCTTGTAGGGAGGGGATGGCATGGTTGATAATATTGCTGCCTGGGCCTGTTCTTTGCCTAATGGTAGAGTTTCGCCCATGTGTTTTGGGGCTCTGCAGAATTGAGCTGGATGGAGAGAAGCGAGAGCTGTGGAAATACACCATTGAGAATGCATCTGTCCAagtgcagcaggaggaggaggaacgggAGCAGCGTGTGTTTAGAGATGTAAGGACCAGCTTCCACTGATTATACTGACTAGTTCTTACTTGGCAGAGGGAGCTTAGACCCTCACATAGATATAAACATTAGTGCTATAGGCACCTAAACTTAGGTAAGATGAATGTCACTGAAGGTGAGTCTCATCTGCCTAGCGATTTGAAAACTCCAACTCATTCAAATACTCCCTGAATACTCTGCTTCATTCCTTGGTCTAGGTTGAGGTCTTGTCTGTCACTGGTATTGGTTGTGTTGACAACTGACTGCAACTGATGTTTTTAGTCAAGACTGATGCAAGAAAGCCCCTAAATTCTTGTCTTTCTAGTGTCACCTGCTGATGGTATTCCTTCCCTTTTGAGCAGTGGtcttcctcttgctgtgtgtATAGTTACAGAATGATTTCTTGTTACCCTTAATGTTCCAGGATACTTGGATCTCATTTTGTGCCTTGACctttctgaattgcctttttgccTTTGGCAGTTTATACAGGTTATTaatgtgtttcagtttttgaTTTGTACACTTCCTTATTGCATTTGAGGTCAATGAGGAAATCGTGATTTAGCCACACTGATTTCCCAtccattcatttcagtggaatAGTTTGTGCTTGTGGTTTTAGCACTGTGTCATTTAAGAGCTGCTGATTCTTTGGAGTTTATTCTTTCTCTAGGTTAGCCTTTGACAAGATGTTCTCAGAAGCTGAAGTTTCATGCAGCGTTAGCAGTTATGCATCTTTAATTGTATTAGATTCTTAAATTCTTGCATTACTCTATACTCTGCTATAACAATGAAAAACTGTCAGTTATGCCTGTCAGCAACTTAAATTGGTCTTATTTTATACCCATCATATTTTTTTGCAATAATATAAGCAAAAACATATAATCAAAATGGCACTTTTTGTAATccactttttctgtgttttcagctgTATAGTCGGCACAAAGAGTACCTCAGTGGTCTTGTAGGCTCAGAATTTGAAATGGTGAGTACCACTGGCACTCAGGAGGGACCTGGAGGCCTGCCTTT
Protein-coding sequences here:
- the MKS1 gene encoding tectonic-like complex member MKS1 isoform X2; this encodes MEEPLWSADAAGAVYRSRDPVRNLRLRVRIQRLTSAGLLLQQAPLPPAGPRGPELLGLAARAAPGARRPPDEEEEAVVAWQEKLFSQFEVDLYQNESACQTPLDRQYHEEILKLEKAGGRKNYRIFTYTDHDRFTNLEEHYQKVTDSVHEVPSYLAERMATARRRRQDRRPIEGSSLKSKVITWEPSEEFIKNNHVINTPVQTMYIMGDLGPYGKLGRREYEHVLCTIKVDSNGVITVKPDFTGTKGAYRIELDGEKRELWKYTIENASVQVQQEEEEREQRVFRDLYSRHKEYLSGLVGSEFEMPLPGTLRLFVNGEIVSAQGYEYDNLYVHFFLELPKCWSSPAFQQLSGVTQTCATKKVGWDNVAYFCYLFTLEMFFTQEDESEDSLPQWPVLYFEVLSLDFWQRYRVEGYGSLVLPASPGLHTFTIPTWRPVELGTVSELRRFFIGGSPELEDLTYIRIPSTFKGERLSRLGFRTKTTGSVTFRLHCLQQSKAFLETSALRQRMQSVLDRLGGISQQSSVYNVLEAFQRARRRMQEARESLPQDLISTSATTVRQTQEP
- the MKS1 gene encoding tectonic-like complex member MKS1 isoform X1, whose product is MEEPLWSADAAGAVYRSRDPVRNLRLRVRIQRLTSAGLLLQQAPLPPAGPRGPELLGLAARAAPGTWGASEGGGGRGAAAALAGVLPRVTGLCPAGARRPPDEEEEAVVAWQEKLFSQFEVDLYQNESACQTPLDRQYHEEILKLEKAGGRKNYRIFTYTDHDRFTNLEEHYQKVTDSVHEVPSYLAERMATARRRRQDRRPIEGSSLKSKVITWEPSEEFIKNNHVINTPVQTMYIMGDLGPYGKLGRREYEHVLCTIKVDSNGVITVKPDFTGTKGAYRIELDGEKRELWKYTIENASVQVQQEEEEREQRVFRDLYSRHKEYLSGLVGSEFEMPLPGTLRLFVNGEIVSAQGYEYDNLYVHFFLELPKCWSSPAFQQLSGVTQTCATKKVGWDNVAYFCYLFTLEMFFTQEDESEDSLPQWPVLYFEVLSLDFWQRYRVEGYGSLVLPASPGLHTFTIPTWRPVELGTVSELRRFFIGGSPELEDLTYIRIPSTFKGERLSRLGFRTKTTGSVTFRLHCLQQSKAFLETSALRQRMQSVLDRLGGISQQSSVYNVLEAFQRARRRMQEARESLPQDLISTSATTVRQTQEP